A genomic region of Arachis hypogaea cultivar Tifrunner chromosome 5, arahy.Tifrunner.gnm2.J5K5, whole genome shotgun sequence contains the following coding sequences:
- the LOC112803975 gene encoding uncharacterized protein, which translates to MQVPLIDRLNDLQAGLSTLQNPSFPSQITSTSIAGIQSVSIAYSFCKWGALILALVATVGGIFNRVTIFIIRFRNKAPSLPSISFSSDDDYTSSDNDDAISDLSSSSEFEDGHENELSVFSSFQRVNEYFRVRGANGNDVVDEDDVQNQNDNSWLKRRRSIGDIFSLSEIANSKSVVKLWDSIGFGLGLDFDDYEERLDGVVSGYDIHDEPSGSTAAASRSVVLSAGEGARGNLAVKIWDTRLRKRKPTVVAEWGRSVGKNVRVESGGVQKVYVTDEGRYGVTVGDMRKVLTPLGNVTESDADTWWDADAVIVSDEPYLGGDDHSMLRTS; encoded by the coding sequence atgcaaGTTCCATTGATAGACAGGCTCAACGATCTCCAAGCAGGTCTCAGTACACTGCAGAACCCATCTTTCCCTTCTCAGATCACTTCAACCTCCATCGCCGGAATCCAATCTGTTTCCATAGCCTACAGTTTCTGCAAATGGGGCGCTTTGATTCTCGCTCTAGTCGCCACCGTTGGCGGCATATTCAACAGAGTCACCATCTTCATCATCAGGTTCCGCAACAAAGCCCCTTCACTTCCCTCAATCTCGTTTAGCTCCGACGATGATTACACAAGCTCCGACAACGACGATGCCATTTCGGATTTGTCATCGTCGTCGGAGTTTGAAGACGGACACGAAAATGAACTCTCCGTGTTTTCCAGTTTTCAACGAGTGAACGAGTATTTTCGAGTGAGAGGCGCAAATGGAAACGACGTCGTCGATGAGGACGACGTTCAGAATCAAAACGACAACAGTTGGCTTAAACGACGTCGTAGCATTGGTGATATTTTTTCCCTTTCGGAAATCGCCAACAGCAAGAGCGTCGTGAAATTGTGGGATAGCATAGGGTTTGGATTGGGTCTCGATTTCGATGATTACGAAGAGAGGCTGGACGGCGTCGTTTCGGGTTACGACATCCACGATGAGCCGTCGGGTTCCACGGCTGCAGCGTCGCGCTCTGTGGTTCTCTCCGCCGGAGAGGGCGCGCGTGGTAATTTGGCGGTGAAGATTTGGGACACGCGCCTCAGGAAACGGAAGCCGACGGTGGTGGCGGAGTGGGGCCGGAGCGTGGGAAAGAATGTGCGGGTTGAATCTGGCGGCGTTCAGAAGGTTTACGTCACTGATGAAGGCCGTTACGGCGTTACGGTAGGTGACATGAGGAAAGTGTTGACGCCGTTAGGCAACGTAACGGAATCTGATGCGGATACTTGGTGGGATGCTGATGCTGTTATTGTCTCGGACGAGCCGTATTTGGGTGGTGATGACCATTCAATGTTGAGGACAAGTTAA